A window of the Falco biarmicus isolate bFalBia1 chromosome 10, bFalBia1.pri, whole genome shotgun sequence genome harbors these coding sequences:
- the C10H15orf62 gene encoding uncharacterized protein C15orf62 homolog, mitochondrial codes for MDTWRRGSIKSTTFFRRFSLRRHKKLGNQVIILNQNSHTLDSDGQCQKRECLRDLKDKSDYLSCQSEQNLAKVQAPPKPPRLYLDSSSCPNIIDHTDSHSDISFSGATHQYHKATQTQFHKDQATDCGTSETGSQNGTTLSDLSDPFLSFKVDLGLSLLEDVLQTLRKQNPRDYAI; via the coding sequence ATGGATACTTGGCGAAGAGGGTCCATTAAGTCCACCACGTTCTTCAGACGTTTCTCACTCAGGAGACACAAAAAGCTGGGCAATCAAGTCATCATCCTGAACCAGAACAGCCACACTCTGGACAGTGATGGACAGTGCCAGAAGAGGGAATGCTTGAGGGATCTGAAGGACAAGTCTGATTACCTGTCATGTCAGAGTGAGCAAAACCTAGCCAAGGTACAAGCACCTCCCAAGCCTCCCCGGCTTTACCTGGACAGTTCTAGCTGCCCTAACATCATCGACCACACAGATTCTCACTCTGACATCTCCTTTTCTGGTGCTACCCATCAATACCACAAAGCCACTCAAACTCAATTCCACAAGGACCAGGCTACAGACTGCGGGACCTCAGAGACAGGTTCCCAGAATGGCACCACTCTTTCCGATCTGTCTGATCCCTTCCTGTCCTTCAAAGTGGATTTGGGGCTATCGCTTCTCGAGGATGTTCTGCAGACCCTCAGGAAACAGAATCCGAGAGATTACGCCATTTGA